One genomic window of Hydra vulgaris chromosome 03, alternate assembly HydraT2T_AEP includes the following:
- the LOC136078782 gene encoding uncharacterized protein LOC136078782, translating to MTQNKLKEKYGDSMHLVSRQGKSNVIILDRFRHILCENWYTRKKHNAEDEQIRVITAAAKLLSDCIKNFDHDVKTYPLIEDVTNNENTCIPLLLKVFIRELIPVPLKQTSISQALFSAVRPQSIMPMQLGVAVTVDNVLSSKWLNVLLAKLGFASSYDEVIRYKQNIVKHDKINDILCPEGTTSIQFVGDNTDHDLATIDGKNTHHGLGSISIANGNFIENSNKKRLPRDKKIIGPT from the exons ATGAcgcaaaataaattaaaagaaaaatacggAGATTCTATGCATTTAGTCTCGCGACAAGGTAAAAGTAATGTAATTATACTGGACAGATTTAGACATATATTATGCGAAAACTGGTACACCAGAAAAAAACACAATGCAGAGGACGAACAAATCAGAGTTATAACTGCAGCAGCAAAATTATTGAGTGATTGTATAAAGAATTTTGACCATGATGTAAAAACGTATCCTTTAATAGAAGATGTAACTAACAATGAAAACACCTGCATACCCTTATTGCTGAAGGTGTTTATCAGAGAACTAATTCCTGTGCCATTAAAACAAACGTCAATTTCACAAGCATTGTTTTCTGCAGTGAGGCCACAATCAATAATGCCAATGCAGTTAGGAGTAGCCGTTACCGTTGATAATGTACTTTCTTCCAAGTGGCTAAATGTTCTACTTGCTAAACTGGGTTTTGCATCAAGTTACGACGAG gTCATTCGTTACAAGCAGAACATAGTGAAACACGATAAAATTAACGATATACTTTGCCCTGAAGGTACAACTTCTATTCAGTTTGTTGGGGATAACACAGATCATGATTTAGCAACAATTGATGGTAAAAATACACATCACGGATTAGGTTCCATATCAATTGCAAATGGAAATTTTATTGAGAACTCAAATAAGAAAAGATTGCCTAGGGATAAAAAGATTATTGGTCCAACATAA